From a single Fluviispira sanaruensis genomic region:
- a CDS encoding tyrosine-type recombinase/integrase, with protein MSTARNYRENLIAKSHKASTINRRIQSIAAFLSYLDVTDKQNPFRNLKQIQIVRTAPKSIDRNESNKVLRFADNLEEKDHGLSFAIVSLLRHAGLRASELVALRVSDIDIKEKSGKVLVRNGKGFKERLVPLNLDAREGLKPWLEARKEVLKNIETRFLNKGKDVPDWVYSDFLFIGQRGVLTPRGVHHITQKIGLLANLDICLGPHRLRHTFARAALDPNGYSLNRAPVPLPALKKMLGHSRIETTSIYAEFTHDDHARFLEEREK; from the coding sequence ATGAGCACCGCAAGGAACTATCGTGAGAATTTGATTGCAAAAAGTCATAAGGCTTCCACTATAAACCGCAGAATCCAAAGCATTGCGGCTTTTTTATCTTACCTTGATGTCACAGATAAGCAAAATCCCTTTCGTAACTTAAAGCAAATCCAAATTGTCCGTACAGCTCCTAAATCCATCGATCGCAATGAATCAAATAAAGTATTACGTTTTGCTGATAATTTAGAAGAAAAGGATCATGGTCTTTCCTTTGCCATTGTTTCGTTATTAAGGCATGCAGGGCTCAGAGCAAGTGAGCTTGTGGCACTTCGCGTTTCTGATATTGATATCAAAGAAAAAAGTGGGAAAGTTCTTGTAAGGAATGGGAAGGGGTTTAAGGAACGACTTGTTCCTTTAAACTTAGATGCAAGAGAGGGGTTAAAACCTTGGCTTGAAGCTAGAAAAGAAGTTTTAAAGAATATTGAGACACGCTTTTTAAATAAAGGAAAAGATGTTCCCGATTGGGTTTATTCAGATTTCCTATTTATTGGGCAAAGAGGGGTTTTAACTCCTCGTGGTGTTCATCATATCACTCAAAAGATCGGACTCCTTGCTAATTTAGATATCTGTCTTGGGCCTCATCGTTTAAGACATACTTTTGCACGGGCGGCTCTTGATCCTAATGGTTATTCATTAAATCGAGCTCCCGTTCCCTTACCAGCCCTTAAAAAGATGTTAGGACATTCTAGAATTGAAACCACTTCGATTTATGCTGAATTTACCCATGATGACCACGCCAGGTTTCTTGAGGAAAGGGAGAAGTAA